One window of Perca fluviatilis chromosome 12, GENO_Pfluv_1.0, whole genome shotgun sequence genomic DNA carries:
- the LOC120570154 gene encoding interferon-induced protein 44-like isoform X2, translated as MGNHSSNIHVSGSYNTWSMPPSRTVSEPWRKISWGDNARDLQYVKEYKPGNKDIKHVRILLYGPDGAGKSSFINSVSSVIQGRGTTPALTSDKSCNGTHETFKIRKEGNPETFCHFVFNDVMDLKDGDGICADDIKLTLKGHVKEGYQFKPSSPLSPGDPGYNPRPSADDQVHVLVCVLSADSAEITDSVLKKMADIREAASELGIPQMAIGTHIDSACPETEKDLKNVYKSQHLKQKVKDFSAAVGVPENYIFPVKNYSDETDINDDVNTLILSALRQMINLGDNFSEKLI; from the exons ATGGGGAACCACTCTAGTAACATCCATGTTAGTGGGTCTTACAATACTT GGTCGATGCCGCCTTCTCGCA CTGTGAGTGAACCATGGAGGAAAATATCTTGGGG AGACAATGCGAGAGATCTCCAGTATGTGAAGGAGTATAAGCCTGGAAACAAGGACATCAAACATGTCCGAATCCTTCTGTATGGACCAGACGGAGCTGGAAAGTCCAGCTTCATCAACTCTGTCAGCAGCGTCATACAAGGCAGAGGGACTACTCCTGCTTTGACCTCTGACAAAAGTTGCAATGGAACA CATGAAAcgtttaaaatcagaaaagaaggaaacccAGAGACATTCTGTCATTTCGTCTTCAATGACGTCATGGATCTGAAGGATGGAGATGGAATCTGTGCTGACGACATCAAACTGACCCTGAAAGGACATGTGAAGGAGGGTTACCAG TTCAAGCCTTCATCTCCACTGTCTCCTGGGGATCCAGGCTACAACCCCCGTCCCTCTGCAGACGACCAAGTCCATGTTCTGGTTTGTGTGCTTTCTGCTGACTCAGCAGAAATTACAGACTCAGTTCTGAAGAAGATGGCCGACATCAGAGAGGCAGCCAGTGAGCTGG gGATTCCCCAAATGGCAATAGGCACCCACATTGATTCAGCCTGTCCTGAAACTGAAAAGGATCTGAAGAATGTGTACAAGAGCCAGCACCTGAAGCAAAAG GTGAAAGACTTCAGCGCAGCAGTGGGAGTCCCAGAGAACTACATCTTTCCTGTGAAGAACTACAGTGATGAAACCGACATCAATGATGATGTCAACACTCTGATCCTGAGTGCACTGAGACAAATGATCAACCTTGGAGACAACTTCAGTGAGAAATTAATCTAA
- the LOC120570154 gene encoding interferon-induced protein 44-like isoform X1 codes for MGNHSSNIHVSGSYNTWSMPPSRRSMSPSRTVSEPWRKISWGDNARDLQYVKEYKPGNKDIKHVRILLYGPDGAGKSSFINSVSSVIQGRGTTPALTSDKSCNGTHETFKIRKEGNPETFCHFVFNDVMDLKDGDGICADDIKLTLKGHVKEGYQFKPSSPLSPGDPGYNPRPSADDQVHVLVCVLSADSAEITDSVLKKMADIREAASELGIPQMAIGTHIDSACPETEKDLKNVYKSQHLKQKVKDFSAAVGVPENYIFPVKNYSDETDINDDVNTLILSALRQMINLGDNFSEKLI; via the exons ATGGGGAACCACTCTAGTAACATCCATGTTAGTGGGTCTTACAATACTT GGTCGATGCCGCCTTCTCGCA GGTCGATGTCGCCTTCTCGCA CTGTGAGTGAACCATGGAGGAAAATATCTTGGGG AGACAATGCGAGAGATCTCCAGTATGTGAAGGAGTATAAGCCTGGAAACAAGGACATCAAACATGTCCGAATCCTTCTGTATGGACCAGACGGAGCTGGAAAGTCCAGCTTCATCAACTCTGTCAGCAGCGTCATACAAGGCAGAGGGACTACTCCTGCTTTGACCTCTGACAAAAGTTGCAATGGAACA CATGAAAcgtttaaaatcagaaaagaaggaaacccAGAGACATTCTGTCATTTCGTCTTCAATGACGTCATGGATCTGAAGGATGGAGATGGAATCTGTGCTGACGACATCAAACTGACCCTGAAAGGACATGTGAAGGAGGGTTACCAG TTCAAGCCTTCATCTCCACTGTCTCCTGGGGATCCAGGCTACAACCCCCGTCCCTCTGCAGACGACCAAGTCCATGTTCTGGTTTGTGTGCTTTCTGCTGACTCAGCAGAAATTACAGACTCAGTTCTGAAGAAGATGGCCGACATCAGAGAGGCAGCCAGTGAGCTGG gGATTCCCCAAATGGCAATAGGCACCCACATTGATTCAGCCTGTCCTGAAACTGAAAAGGATCTGAAGAATGTGTACAAGAGCCAGCACCTGAAGCAAAAG GTGAAAGACTTCAGCGCAGCAGTGGGAGTCCCAGAGAACTACATCTTTCCTGTGAAGAACTACAGTGATGAAACCGACATCAATGATGATGTCAACACTCTGATCCTGAGTGCACTGAGACAAATGATCAACCTTGGAGACAACTTCAGTGAGAAATTAATCTAA